Proteins encoded together in one Chelonoidis abingdonii isolate Lonesome George chromosome 1, CheloAbing_2.0, whole genome shotgun sequence window:
- the PSMC2 gene encoding 26S proteasome regulatory subunit 7: MPDYLGADQRKTKEEEKEDKPIRALDEGDIALLKTYGQSTYSRQIKQVEDDIQQLLKKINELTGIKESDTGLAPPALWDLAADKQTLQSEQPLQVARCTKIINADSEDPKYIINVKQFAKFVVDLSDQVAPTDIEEGMRVGVDRNKYQIHIPLPPKIDPTVTMMQVEEKPDVTYSDVGGCKEQIEKLREVVETPLLHPERFVNLGIEPPKGVLLFGPPGTGKTLCARAVANRTDACFIRVIGSELVQKYVGEGARMVRELFEMARTKKACLIFFDEIDAIGGARFDDGAGGDNEVQRTMLELINQLDGFDPRGNIKVLMATNRPDTLDPALMRPGRLDRKIEFSLPDLEGRTHIFKIHARSMSVERDIRFELLARLCPNSTGAEIRSVCTEAGMFAIRARRKIATEKDFLEAVNKVIKSYAKFSATPRYMTYN; the protein is encoded by the exons ATGCCGGACTATCTGGGCGCCGATCAGCGCAAaaccaaggaggaggagaaggaggataaACCCATCCGCG CATTGGATGAAGGGGATATTGCCTTGCTGAAAACCTAT GGCCAGAGCACGTACTCAAGGCAGATTAAGCAGGTAGAAGATGATATTCAGCAGCTACTTAAGAAAATTAATGAGCTCACTG GGATCAAGGAGTCAGACACAGGCCtggcccctcctgccctctgggaTCTGGCTGCAGATAAGCAAACTCTGCAAAGTGAGCAGCCATTACAGGTAGCCAG GTGTACAAAGATAATCAATGCAGATTCTGAGGATCCCAAGTACATTATCAATGTCAAACAATTTGCCAAATTTGTGGTGGACCTCAGTGATCAGGTAGCACCTACTGACATTGAAGAGGGGATGAGAGTTGG TGTGGACAGAAACAAGTATCAGATCCATATTCCCTTGCCTCCAAAGATTGACCCAACGGTTACTATGATGCAG GTAGAGGAAAAACCTGATGTCACTTACAGCGATGTTGGTGGTTGCAAAGAACAGATTGAAAAGCTGAGAGAGGTGGTTGAAACCCCTCTGCTTCAT CCTGAGAGGTTTGTTAACCTTGGGATTGAGCCCCCCAAAGGAGTACTTCTCTTTGGGCCACCTGGTACAGGCAAAACCCTCTGTGCCCGTGCTGTTGCTAACAGGACTGATGCCTGCTTCATCAGAGTGATTGGATCTGAATTGGTGCAGAAATATGTAGGAGAG GGAGCTCGAATGGTTCGTGAACTCTTTGAAATGGCCAGAACTAAGAAAGCTTGTCTTATATTCTTTGATGAAATCGATGCCATTGGAG GTGCTCGTTTTGATGATGGGGCTGGAGGAGACAATGAAGTGCAGCGTACTATGCTGGAGCTGATCAACCAGCTGGATGGATTTGATCCAAGAGGCAATATTAAAGTGCTGATGGCAACAAACAGACCTGATACTTTGGAtccagcactgatgaggcctggGAGACTGGACAGGAAGATTGAATTTAGCTTACCTGATCTTGAG GGACGAACTCACATATTCAAGATTCATGCTCGTTCAATGAGTGTTGAAAGAGACATAAGATTTGAGTTGTTGGCTCGACTGTGTCCTAACAGCACCG GTGCTGAAATTCGCAGTGTCTGCACAGAGGCAGGCATGTTTGCCATCAGAGCACGTCGAAAAATCGCTACAGAGAAAGACTTCCTAGAAGCTGTGAACAAAGTCATTAAGTCGTATGCAAAATTCAGTGCTACGCCCAGATACATGACCTACAACTAA